From the Myripristis murdjan chromosome 14, fMyrMur1.1, whole genome shotgun sequence genome, one window contains:
- the uspl1 gene encoding SUMO-specific isopeptidase USPL1 isoform X2, translating to MAPSPKRLRSNENDSPMLQSVADTCISQAEPADIKVTINVQHPSPKKEVNGCHKASDYPAVETAAQELLHGKAPTTAAVVEKKLEDAACTVGVTSSVGSATARHVHCASEDPLTTDGPVQVLSPHHNAWDTSEVQESEPSDVDQRQVKSSPEVSYPSQRDLTNKEADPAQIDITSPQHCKQTKIEQKARDVDSNTVSTCEDSRVREPEPEDLSPATVFSDEPDELVRVPPQLFWRNKDNLCWLDALLVALVNCKRLRKSRPNQEPQQSPVWQLIKGYNEACAAVQAHQQTGRDGVVRVPNQVLQKANSDLQSLRMSVFQLLQPKLHCKLGQRETPVFAMPLLLMSDSWAEPLFQLTFHWEFKCSKCKTSTNLGVMKPLPTFTNIVSDWHPLHAAHLAPCNVCSQKNQKRTMVLERVPPVFALHFVGGLPDSDVRTYSFTFQGKRYSVTTVIQYDQHLKHFVTWIHKPDGSWLEFDDLKHPACTAHTKLPVPAKDIHIVFWEMEVDEEPHACSPSTTVTESPLPKNEINRSLTEKDFMADELLAQSPDQSLLISQNDTDIVCALTVTGENSMNTTVTAGVDTSIGSTTLLDTFEGLTHNDIVTLTLWEVKDSEPGPLNDKEQTPDVSLPSRNGSPESILTPDSSSTLISSEMPQGPAADDSTPHTSDRETVDDSSSDPSYVPGSRKRPRGRGRGRAKANSKNKSRQKGEKAVLANVAQAISPSALRNSETVLPTRLEATSQDDSTPPVESTQEVSPVSSTKISPQPMSKRCPELPPSMDQNARWSYLLSRHPLNQAHSNITKIIPAHTTDSTTKVKPTVPNHSTPNPVRRQRTPVEHFSKPQLCREDSEALLRKAADMYGAFSAKKSNTSTLSHTPLLPSLPTQKMAPLAPRDDKSKASQSITPFSQKPPLNASTVSDTSPSPPGVTGLPQISAKKHSSQLMKVPPGLSDTEALRYKLFKKLKAKKKKLAKLNQLLGYQQGVGGEANLKPDSTDLSSPHTVTSSTYDSSNCDDFLADFLSPATTASNLSPDSTGLLEMLTSGQDGGEHLDYGGNTIGGASQVNTVAGGSLTTNSDNFLEEFISETAAQQQTEMEREALSALDLFF from the exons ATGGCACCTTCACCCAAGCGCTTGCgatcaaatgaaaatgacagtccTATGCTACAGAGTGTCGCTGACACATGTATCAGCCAAGCAGAGCCTGCTGATATCAAGGTTACCATCAACGTCCAACATCCATCACCAAAGAAGGAGGTAAATGGATGCCACAAGGCCTCTGACTATCCAGCTGTAgagacagcagcacaggagtTGCTGCATGGTAAGGCGCCGACGACGGCTGCTGTTGTGGAGAAGAAACTGGAGGATGCTGCATGCACAGTTGGTGTTACATCTTCTGTGGGCTCAGCCACAGCTCGACATGTGCACTGTGCGTCAGAGGACCCGCTGACCACTGATGGGCCTGTGCAGGTGCTCTCTCCTCACCATAATGCTTGGGATACCTCAGAAGTGCAGGAATCAGAGCCAAGTGATGTGGACCAGAGACAAGTGAAGAGCTCACCTGAAGTGTCATACCCCAGCCAGCGTGACTTGACAAACAAGGAGGCTGATCCAGCCCAAATCGATATTACTTCCCCTCAGCACTGTAAGCAAACAAAGATTGAACAAAAAGCAAGGGATGTGGACAGTAACACTGTGTCCACATGTGAGGACAGCAGAGTAAGAGAGCCAGAACCTGAAGACTTGTCCCCAGCCACAGTGTTTTCAGACGAGCCAGATGAGCTTGTGCGTGTCCCACCTCAGCTGTTCTGGAGGAATAAGGACAACCTGTGTTGGCTGGACGCTCTGCTTGTTGCTTTGGTGAATTGTAAGCGCCTGAGAAAGTCCAGACCTAACCAAGAACCTCAGCAGTCGCCTGTCTGGCAGCTGATCAAAGGATACAACGAGGCCTGTGCTGCCGTCCAAGCTCACCAGCAGACTGGCAGAG ATGGCGTTGTCAGGGTGCCAAACCAGGTGCTGCAAAAAGCAAACTCTGACCTACAGAGTCTCAGGATGTCTGTCTTCCAACTCCTGCAGCCCAAGCTACATTGCAAACTGG GTCAGAGGGAAACTCCAGTGTTCGCTATGCCACTGCTCCTCATGTCTGACTCCTGGGCAGAGCCGCTCTTCCAGCTAACGTTTCACTGGGAGTTCAAGTGCAGCAAGTGCAAAACTTCCACCAACCTCGG GGTTATGAAACCTCTTCCCACTTTCACAAATATTGTGTCTGATTGGCACCCACTTCATGCTGCTCACTTGGCCCCCTGCAATGTGTGCAGTCAGAAGAATCAGAAAAGGACTATGGTGCTGGAGAG AGTGCCTCCTGTATTTGCACTGCACTTTGTCGGGGGGCTGCCTGACAGCGATGTCAGAACCTACTCCTTCACCTTCCAGGGGAAACGCTACTCAGTCACCACTGTCATACAGTACGATCAACATCTCAAGCACTTTGTCACCTGGATCCATAAACCTGATG GATCATGGCTGGAGTTTGATGACTTAAAGCATCCAGCCTGTACCGCCCATACCAAGCTGCCAGTTCCTGCTAAGGACATCCACATTGTCTTCTGGGAGATGGAAGTGGATGAGGAGCCCCATGCTTGTTCCCCCTCTACCACTGTTACTGAATCTCCCCTACCGAAAAATGAGATAAACCGCAGCCTAACAGAGAAAGACTTTATGGCAGATGAACTGCTGGCTCAGTCCCCTGACCAGTCGCTTCTCATCTcacaaaatgacactgacattGTCTGTGCTCTCACAGTAACTGGTGAGAACAGCATGAACACAACAGTAACGGCAGGTGTTGACACATCCATAGGTTCTACAACTCTGCTTGACACCTTTGAGGGCCTTACCCACAACGACATTGTTACACTCACTCTGTGGGAGGTGAAAGACTCAGAACCGGGGCCTTTGAATGACAAGGAACAAACTCCTGATGTGAGTCTTCCTAGCAGGAACGGAAGTCCAGAGTCCATCTTGACTCCAGATAGCTCCTCCACACTAATATCCAGTGAAATGCCTCAGGGTCCTGCTGCGGACGACTCGACACCCCACACATCTGACCGTGAAACTGTGGATGACTCATCCAGTGATCCTTCGTATGTACCTGGTTCTAGGAAGAGGCCAAGAGGAAGAGGCCGAGGGCGAGCCAAAgccaacagcaaaaacaaaagcagacaaaaaggggaaaaggcAGTGTTGGCAAACGTAGCACAGGCCATTTCACCAAGTGCATTGAGAAATTCAGAAACGGTTCTTCCCACACGGTTGGAAGCCACATCTCAGGATGATAGCACACCACCTGTTGAAAGTACACAAGAAGTCTCTCCTGTGTCTTCTACCAAAATCTCACCACAGCCGATGTCTAAGAGGTGTCCTGAGCTTCCACCATCAATGGATCAGAACGCCCGCTGGTCCTACCTGCTCAGCAGACACCCCCTAAACCAAGCCCATTCAAACATTACTAAAATCATTCCCGCCCATACAACCGACTCTACCACAAAAGTAAAACCCACTGTCCCCAACCACTCTACCCCCAACCCTGTGAGAAGACAGCGAACTCCTGTGGAACACTTCTCCAAACCGCAGCTTTGTAGAGAGGACAGTGAGGCCCTATTGCGAAAAGCTGCAGACATGTATGGCGCATTCAGTGCAAAGAAGTCAAACACCTCAACCCTTTCTCACACTCCTCTTCTACCCTCCTTGCCCACTCAGAAAATGGCTCCTTTGGCACCCCGTGATGACAAATCAAAGGCGTCTCAATCCATTACCCCGTTCTCCCAGAAACCCCCACTAAACGCTTCAACAGTGTCTGACACATCACCTTCTCCTCCTGGAGTGACTGGGCTCCCTCAGATATCCGCCAAGAAACACAGTAGCCAGTTGATGAAGGTTCCCCCTGGTCTCAGTGACACCGAAGCACTCAGGTACAAGCTCTTCAAGAAACTTaaggcaaagaaaaagaagctTGCAAAGCTAAATCAGCTATTGGGTTACCAGCagggagtgggaggagaggcCAATCTCAAACCGGACAGCACCGACCTGAGCTCCCCCCATACCGTGACCTCTAGCACCTACGACAGCTCCAACTGCGACGACTTCCTCGCAGACTTTCTTTCACCAGCAACAACAGCCAGCAACCTATCACCGGACAGCACTGGCTTGCTAGAGATGCTCACCAGTGGGCAAGATGGAGGAGAGCACTTGGACTATGGCGGCAACACTATTGGTGGAGCATCACAGGTTAACACTGTTGCAGGTGGTTCCCTCACAACCAACAGTGACAACTTCCTGGAGGAGTTCATCTCTGAGACTGCTGCCCAACAACagactgagatggagagagaagcaCTTAGTGCTCTTGATCTTTTCTTTTAG
- the medag gene encoding mesenteric estrogen-dependent adipogenesis protein, protein MTISKVSRSKMSVTEVEEFLKKPPAGFTVERLPSGRRVRSDSDTCLVLIDDFCSCRGRVAFQDSLGRKVKMHNLWEYTRVRNSLLSKRIYLLMSACEESFPLPGKKSAKQPRVLKQYVVSIDGNDPYIRWEMERGLDWAISSVAGESYRVDIDLSEVLQMWAGRNFRVVTDNGSVTPVWTDTSFTLKYYSDALFDFPHWLGFSKRKFKLGLV, encoded by the exons ATGACGATAAGCAAAGTGTCCCGCAGTAAGATGAGCGTGACAGAGGTAGAGGAGTTTCTTAAAAAGCCGCCGGCCGGTTTCACGGTGGAGCGTCTTCCCTCGGGCCGCCGTGTCCGCAGCGACTCGGACACATGTCTGGTGCTCATCGATGATTTCTGCTCCTGCCGGGGGAGAGTGGCTTTCCAGGACTCGCTGGGGAG aaaagttaaaatgcataatttatGGGAGTACACGCGTGTCAGAAACAGCCTGCTGTCCAAGAGGATTTATCTGCTGATGTCTGCCTGCGAGGAAAGCTTTCCACTTCCCGGCAAGAAGTCAGCCAAACAACCCAGAG TGTTGAAGCAGTATGTCGTGTCCATTGATGGGAATGACCCGTACATCAggtgggagatggagagagggctGGACTGGGCCATTTCCTCTGTCGCCGGGGAAAGCTACAGGGTGGAT ATTGACTTAAGCGAGGTGTTGCAGATGTGGGCAGGAAGAAACTTCCGTGTTGTAACGGACAACGGGAGCGTCACACCTGTGTGGACAGATACCTCCTTCACCCTGAAGTATTATTCTGATGCTCTGTTTGACTTCCCACACTGGCTTGGATTCAGTAAACGGAAATTTAAG TTGGGGCTGGTCTGA
- the alox5ap gene encoding arachidonate 5-lipoxygenase-activating protein, translated as MNYVVENIYLLVTVTLISVLQNAFFAQKVEKAGKEHNTHTSAFERVSCANRNCMDAYPTFLAVMWCAGLCLRQAPAAFAGIIYLVVRQKYFVGYMGQTSQSTPGYLFGKRVLFFLILMCIVGIFNYLLARYFGSDYKEYVETVTNAASALLLIP; from the exons ATGAACTATGTGGTGGAAAACATTTATCTGCTCGTCACTGTCACTCTCATCAGTGTCCTTCAGAATG CATTTTTCGCTCAGAAGGTAGAGAAGGCCGGCAAGGAGCACAACACCCATACATCTGCTTTTGAACGGGTGTCTTGTGCCAA TCGTAACTGCATGGATGCCTATCCCACCTTCCTGGCTGTGATGTGGTGTGCTGGGCTGTGCCTCAGGCAAG CTCCTGCTGCCTTTGCTGGGATCATCTACCTTGTGGTCAGACAGAAGTACTTTGTTGGCTACATGGGACAAACCTCTCAAAG CACTCCAGGGTACCTGTTTGGAAAACGTGTCCTGTTCTTCCTGATCCTGATGTGCATTGTGGGTATCTTCAACTACCTGCTGGCACGCTACTTTGGCAGTGACTACAAAGAATACGTAGAGACCGTCACCAACGCTGCATCTGCTCTTCTGCTCATCCCATAG
- the hmgb1a gene encoding high mobility group protein B1a, translating into MGKDPTKPRGKMSSYAYFVQTCREEHKKKHPDTSVNFAEFSKKCSERWKTMSSKEKGKFEELAKQDKARYEREMKNYVPPRGEKKKRFKDPNAPKRPPSAFFIFCAEFRPKVKSESPGLSIGDVAKKLGEMWNSTTAEDKQPFEKKAAKLKEKYEKDIAAYRAKGKVGGGAPAKAPAKMEKKEEDDDDDDEDDDDEEDDDEDDDDE; encoded by the exons ATGGGGAAAGATCCAACCAAGCCAAGAGGGAAGATGTCTTCCTATGCCTATTTTGTCCAGACCTGTCGGGAGGAGCACAAGAAAAAACACCCTGATACTTCGGTTAACTTTGCAGAGTTCTCCAAGAAGTGCTCTGAGCGGTGGAAG actaTGTCATCCAAAGAGAAGGGCAAATTTGAGGAGCTGGCAAAGCAGGACAAGGCACGATatgagagggagatgaagaacTACGTGCCTcccaggggagaaaaaaagaagaggttCAAGGACCCCAATGCCCCCAAGAGACCTCC ATCGGCCTTCTTCATTTTCTGCGCAGAGTTCCGCCCTAAGGTCAAAAGTGAGAGCCCCGGCCTGTCCATCGGAGATGTTGCCAAGAAGCTGGGCGAGATGTGGAACAGCACCACGGCTGAGGACAAGCAGCCCTTTGAGAAGAAGGCTGCTAAACTGAAAGAGAAATATGAGAAG GACATCGCAGCATATCGTGCTAAGGGCAAAGTGGGCGGTGGTGCACCTGCAAAAGCCCCCGCCAAGatggagaagaaggaagaagatgacgatgatgacgatgaagatgatgatgacgaggaggatgatgatgaggatgatgatgacgagTAG
- the uspl1 gene encoding SUMO-specific isopeptidase USPL1 isoform X1 produces MFIEWHQTALDPKSSSCLPMTGEDTGLGALASPLAGYLGKVHERAASLENCPWCVSKGLTYALRSYRVNFHESITLCTNPQCLFPLVSRPLEDVLADLVPVEPNNGNKRKNTLEPEREELMAPSPKRLRSNENDSPMLQSVADTCISQAEPADIKVTINVQHPSPKKEVNGCHKASDYPAVETAAQELLHGKAPTTAAVVEKKLEDAACTVGVTSSVGSATARHVHCASEDPLTTDGPVQVLSPHHNAWDTSEVQESEPSDVDQRQVKSSPEVSYPSQRDLTNKEADPAQIDITSPQHCKQTKIEQKARDVDSNTVSTCEDSRVREPEPEDLSPATVFSDEPDELVRVPPQLFWRNKDNLCWLDALLVALVNCKRLRKSRPNQEPQQSPVWQLIKGYNEACAAVQAHQQTGRDGVVRVPNQVLQKANSDLQSLRMSVFQLLQPKLHCKLGQRETPVFAMPLLLMSDSWAEPLFQLTFHWEFKCSKCKTSTNLGVMKPLPTFTNIVSDWHPLHAAHLAPCNVCSQKNQKRTMVLERVPPVFALHFVGGLPDSDVRTYSFTFQGKRYSVTTVIQYDQHLKHFVTWIHKPDGSWLEFDDLKHPACTAHTKLPVPAKDIHIVFWEMEVDEEPHACSPSTTVTESPLPKNEINRSLTEKDFMADELLAQSPDQSLLISQNDTDIVCALTVTGENSMNTTVTAGVDTSIGSTTLLDTFEGLTHNDIVTLTLWEVKDSEPGPLNDKEQTPDVSLPSRNGSPESILTPDSSSTLISSEMPQGPAADDSTPHTSDRETVDDSSSDPSYVPGSRKRPRGRGRGRAKANSKNKSRQKGEKAVLANVAQAISPSALRNSETVLPTRLEATSQDDSTPPVESTQEVSPVSSTKISPQPMSKRCPELPPSMDQNARWSYLLSRHPLNQAHSNITKIIPAHTTDSTTKVKPTVPNHSTPNPVRRQRTPVEHFSKPQLCREDSEALLRKAADMYGAFSAKKSNTSTLSHTPLLPSLPTQKMAPLAPRDDKSKASQSITPFSQKPPLNASTVSDTSPSPPGVTGLPQISAKKHSSQLMKVPPGLSDTEALRYKLFKKLKAKKKKLAKLNQLLGYQQGVGGEANLKPDSTDLSSPHTVTSSTYDSSNCDDFLADFLSPATTASNLSPDSTGLLEMLTSGQDGGEHLDYGGNTIGGASQVNTVAGGSLTTNSDNFLEEFISETAAQQQTEMEREALSALDLFF; encoded by the exons ATGTTTATTGAATGGCACCAGACAGCTTTGGACCCGAAGAGCAGCAGTTGTTTGCCAATGACTGGTGAAGACACTGGTTTGGGGGCTTTGGCCTCACCGCTGGCGGGGTATTTGGGAAAA GTTCATGAACGAGCTGCTTCATTGGAGAATTGTCCCTGGTGTGTTTCCAAGGGCTTGACCTATGCCTTACGCTCCTACCGTGTCAACTTCCATGAGTCCATCACCCTGTGCACAAACCCACAG TGCCTCTTTCCTCTGGTCAGCCGGCCTTTGGAGGATGTCCTGGCTGACCTGGTTCCCGTGGAGCCCAACAATGGGAATAAAAGGAAGAACACACTGGAGCCCGAAAGGGAAGAGCTGATGGCACCTTCACCCAAGCGCTTGCgatcaaatgaaaatgacagtccTATGCTACAGAGTGTCGCTGACACATGTATCAGCCAAGCAGAGCCTGCTGATATCAAGGTTACCATCAACGTCCAACATCCATCACCAAAGAAGGAGGTAAATGGATGCCACAAGGCCTCTGACTATCCAGCTGTAgagacagcagcacaggagtTGCTGCATGGTAAGGCGCCGACGACGGCTGCTGTTGTGGAGAAGAAACTGGAGGATGCTGCATGCACAGTTGGTGTTACATCTTCTGTGGGCTCAGCCACAGCTCGACATGTGCACTGTGCGTCAGAGGACCCGCTGACCACTGATGGGCCTGTGCAGGTGCTCTCTCCTCACCATAATGCTTGGGATACCTCAGAAGTGCAGGAATCAGAGCCAAGTGATGTGGACCAGAGACAAGTGAAGAGCTCACCTGAAGTGTCATACCCCAGCCAGCGTGACTTGACAAACAAGGAGGCTGATCCAGCCCAAATCGATATTACTTCCCCTCAGCACTGTAAGCAAACAAAGATTGAACAAAAAGCAAGGGATGTGGACAGTAACACTGTGTCCACATGTGAGGACAGCAGAGTAAGAGAGCCAGAACCTGAAGACTTGTCCCCAGCCACAGTGTTTTCAGACGAGCCAGATGAGCTTGTGCGTGTCCCACCTCAGCTGTTCTGGAGGAATAAGGACAACCTGTGTTGGCTGGACGCTCTGCTTGTTGCTTTGGTGAATTGTAAGCGCCTGAGAAAGTCCAGACCTAACCAAGAACCTCAGCAGTCGCCTGTCTGGCAGCTGATCAAAGGATACAACGAGGCCTGTGCTGCCGTCCAAGCTCACCAGCAGACTGGCAGAG ATGGCGTTGTCAGGGTGCCAAACCAGGTGCTGCAAAAAGCAAACTCTGACCTACAGAGTCTCAGGATGTCTGTCTTCCAACTCCTGCAGCCCAAGCTACATTGCAAACTGG GTCAGAGGGAAACTCCAGTGTTCGCTATGCCACTGCTCCTCATGTCTGACTCCTGGGCAGAGCCGCTCTTCCAGCTAACGTTTCACTGGGAGTTCAAGTGCAGCAAGTGCAAAACTTCCACCAACCTCGG GGTTATGAAACCTCTTCCCACTTTCACAAATATTGTGTCTGATTGGCACCCACTTCATGCTGCTCACTTGGCCCCCTGCAATGTGTGCAGTCAGAAGAATCAGAAAAGGACTATGGTGCTGGAGAG AGTGCCTCCTGTATTTGCACTGCACTTTGTCGGGGGGCTGCCTGACAGCGATGTCAGAACCTACTCCTTCACCTTCCAGGGGAAACGCTACTCAGTCACCACTGTCATACAGTACGATCAACATCTCAAGCACTTTGTCACCTGGATCCATAAACCTGATG GATCATGGCTGGAGTTTGATGACTTAAAGCATCCAGCCTGTACCGCCCATACCAAGCTGCCAGTTCCTGCTAAGGACATCCACATTGTCTTCTGGGAGATGGAAGTGGATGAGGAGCCCCATGCTTGTTCCCCCTCTACCACTGTTACTGAATCTCCCCTACCGAAAAATGAGATAAACCGCAGCCTAACAGAGAAAGACTTTATGGCAGATGAACTGCTGGCTCAGTCCCCTGACCAGTCGCTTCTCATCTcacaaaatgacactgacattGTCTGTGCTCTCACAGTAACTGGTGAGAACAGCATGAACACAACAGTAACGGCAGGTGTTGACACATCCATAGGTTCTACAACTCTGCTTGACACCTTTGAGGGCCTTACCCACAACGACATTGTTACACTCACTCTGTGGGAGGTGAAAGACTCAGAACCGGGGCCTTTGAATGACAAGGAACAAACTCCTGATGTGAGTCTTCCTAGCAGGAACGGAAGTCCAGAGTCCATCTTGACTCCAGATAGCTCCTCCACACTAATATCCAGTGAAATGCCTCAGGGTCCTGCTGCGGACGACTCGACACCCCACACATCTGACCGTGAAACTGTGGATGACTCATCCAGTGATCCTTCGTATGTACCTGGTTCTAGGAAGAGGCCAAGAGGAAGAGGCCGAGGGCGAGCCAAAgccaacagcaaaaacaaaagcagacaaaaaggggaaaaggcAGTGTTGGCAAACGTAGCACAGGCCATTTCACCAAGTGCATTGAGAAATTCAGAAACGGTTCTTCCCACACGGTTGGAAGCCACATCTCAGGATGATAGCACACCACCTGTTGAAAGTACACAAGAAGTCTCTCCTGTGTCTTCTACCAAAATCTCACCACAGCCGATGTCTAAGAGGTGTCCTGAGCTTCCACCATCAATGGATCAGAACGCCCGCTGGTCCTACCTGCTCAGCAGACACCCCCTAAACCAAGCCCATTCAAACATTACTAAAATCATTCCCGCCCATACAACCGACTCTACCACAAAAGTAAAACCCACTGTCCCCAACCACTCTACCCCCAACCCTGTGAGAAGACAGCGAACTCCTGTGGAACACTTCTCCAAACCGCAGCTTTGTAGAGAGGACAGTGAGGCCCTATTGCGAAAAGCTGCAGACATGTATGGCGCATTCAGTGCAAAGAAGTCAAACACCTCAACCCTTTCTCACACTCCTCTTCTACCCTCCTTGCCCACTCAGAAAATGGCTCCTTTGGCACCCCGTGATGACAAATCAAAGGCGTCTCAATCCATTACCCCGTTCTCCCAGAAACCCCCACTAAACGCTTCAACAGTGTCTGACACATCACCTTCTCCTCCTGGAGTGACTGGGCTCCCTCAGATATCCGCCAAGAAACACAGTAGCCAGTTGATGAAGGTTCCCCCTGGTCTCAGTGACACCGAAGCACTCAGGTACAAGCTCTTCAAGAAACTTaaggcaaagaaaaagaagctTGCAAAGCTAAATCAGCTATTGGGTTACCAGCagggagtgggaggagaggcCAATCTCAAACCGGACAGCACCGACCTGAGCTCCCCCCATACCGTGACCTCTAGCACCTACGACAGCTCCAACTGCGACGACTTCCTCGCAGACTTTCTTTCACCAGCAACAACAGCCAGCAACCTATCACCGGACAGCACTGGCTTGCTAGAGATGCTCACCAGTGGGCAAGATGGAGGAGAGCACTTGGACTATGGCGGCAACACTATTGGTGGAGCATCACAGGTTAACACTGTTGCAGGTGGTTCCCTCACAACCAACAGTGACAACTTCCTGGAGGAGTTCATCTCTGAGACTGCTGCCCAACAACagactgagatggagagagaagcaCTTAGTGCTCTTGATCTTTTCTTTTAG